The proteins below are encoded in one region of Bacillus vallismortis:
- the manA gene encoding mannose-6-phosphate isomerase, class I, translating to MKHPLFLEPVFKERLWGGTKLRDVFGYAIPSEKTGECWAVSAHANGSSAVKNGPLAGKTLDQVWQDHPEIFGFSDGKVFPLLVKLLDANMDLSVQVHPDDDYAIMHENGDLGKTECWYIIDCKDDAELILGHHASTKEEFKRRMESGDWNGLLRRLKIKPGDFFYVPSGTLHALCEGTLVLEIQQNSDTTYRVYDYDRCDDKGQKRTLHIEKAMEVITIPHTDTIHTPAVEEVGNAQITVYVQTDDFSVYKWRIKGRAVFPSYQAYLLGSVLKGSGRIVMNDIQYECNTGAHFILPAHFGEFSIEGTCEMIISHP from the coding sequence ATGAAGCACCCTTTATTTTTGGAGCCTGTCTTTAAAGAAAGATTATGGGGAGGAACAAAGCTTCGTGACGTTTTCGGCTACGCGATCCCCTCGGAAAAAACAGGTGAGTGCTGGGCCGTTTCTGCACATGCCAATGGCTCATCGGCTGTTAAAAACGGCCCGCTGGCAGGAAAGACACTTGACCAAGTGTGGCAGGATCATCCGGAGATTTTCGGTTTTTCAGATGGAAAGGTGTTTCCGCTGCTTGTAAAGCTGCTGGACGCCAATATGGATCTTTCCGTGCAAGTCCATCCTGACGATGATTATGCAATAATGCATGAAAACGGTGATCTTGGGAAAACGGAGTGCTGGTATATTATTGATTGCAAAGATGACGCCGAACTGATTTTGGGCCACCACGCAAGTACAAAGGAAGAGTTTAAACGGAGAATGGAAAGCGGCGATTGGAACGGACTGTTGAGGCGCCTCAAAATAAAGCCGGGAGATTTCTTTTATGTCCCAAGCGGTACGCTCCACGCTTTATGTGAGGGAACACTTGTCCTTGAAATTCAGCAAAACTCTGATACAACGTATCGCGTTTACGATTATGACCGCTGCGATGATAAAGGCCAAAAAAGAACGCTTCATATAGAAAAAGCCATGGAAGTCATAACGATACCGCATACCGATACAATCCATACACCGGCAGTCGAAGAAGTCGGTAATGCCCAAATCACCGTTTATGTACAAACGGATGATTTCTCCGTATACAAATGGAGGATTAAAGGCCGAGCTGTTTTTCCTTCTTATCAAGCTTATTTGCTGGGGAGTGTCCTGAAGGGATCAGGACGAATTGTCATGAATGATATTCAGTACGAGTGTAATACAGGCGCACACTTTATTTTGCCAGCGCATTTTGGCGAGTTTTCAATAGAAGGAACATGTGAAATGATAATATCTCATCCTTAA
- a CDS encoding ROK family protein has protein sequence MLGGIEAGGTKFVCAVGKEDGTIIDRVEIPTTMPDETLEKVFQYFRPFSLQAIGIGSFGPVDTNKTSETYGTIRATPKDGWRHYPFLQTVKNEMNIPVGFSTDVNAAALGEFLFGEARGLNSCLYITIGTGIGAGAIVEGRLLQGLSHPEMGHIYIRRHPDDVYQGICPYHKDCFEGLASGPAIEARWGKKAADLSDIPQVWELEGYYIAQALVQYILILAPEKIILGGGVMNQQQMFPYIYEYVPKIMNGYFYFSELSESVSGYIAPPYLGSNAGIIGTFVLAAQALQEAFSAGEVQS, from the coding sequence ATGCTTGGCGGTATTGAAGCAGGCGGCACAAAATTTGTTTGTGCCGTCGGCAAAGAAGATGGAACGATCATTGACCGAGTAGAGATTCCGACAACGATGCCGGATGAAACATTAGAGAAAGTGTTTCAATATTTTCGCCCATTCTCATTACAGGCCATCGGCATCGGCTCCTTTGGTCCCGTTGATACCAATAAAACCAGTGAAACATACGGAACCATTAGGGCCACGCCGAAAGACGGCTGGAGACACTACCCCTTTTTGCAAACCGTTAAGAATGAAATGAACATCCCAGTCGGTTTTAGTACGGATGTCAATGCTGCGGCGCTGGGTGAATTCCTTTTTGGTGAAGCTAGGGGTCTCAACAGCTGCCTGTATATAACGATTGGCACTGGCATTGGGGCGGGCGCAATTGTAGAGGGCCGGCTCCTTCAGGGGCTGTCACACCCAGAGATGGGCCATATTTATATCCGGAGGCACCCGGATGATGTATACCAAGGGATTTGCCCGTATCATAAGGATTGCTTTGAAGGCTTGGCATCCGGTCCCGCCATTGAAGCGCGCTGGGGGAAAAAAGCTGCTGATTTATCAGATATACCCCAAGTCTGGGAACTGGAAGGATACTATATTGCCCAAGCGCTGGTTCAATATATTTTGATCCTTGCGCCTGAAAAAATCATTCTTGGCGGCGGGGTCATGAACCAGCAGCAAATGTTTCCTTATATTTATGAATATGTGCCGAAAATCATGAACGGATACTTTTATTTTTCTGAATTATCTGAAAGTGTAAGCGGATATATTGCACCTCCATATTTGGGCAGTAACGCCGGGATCATCGGCACGTTTGTTTTAGCGGCTCAGGCCTTACAGGAAGCATTTTCAGCCGGGGAGGTGCAATCATGA
- a CDS encoding glycoside hydrolase family 26 protein — translation MFKKHTICLLMIVLLASAVLARPIEAHTVYPVNPHAQQTTKAVMNWLAHLPNRTENRVLSGAFGGYSHDTFSMAEADRIRSAAGQSPAIYGCDYARGWLETATIEDSIDVSCNSELLSYWKSGGIPQISLHLANPAFQSGHFKTPITNDQYKNILDSSTAEGKRLNVMLSKIADGLQELENEGVPVLFRPLHEMNGEWFWWGLTSYNQKDQERVSLYKQLYKKIYHYMTETRGLDHLFWVYSPDANRDFKTDFYPGASYVDIVGLDAYFQDAYSINGYDQLIALNKPFAFTEVGPQIANGSFDYSLLINAIKQKYPKTIYFLAWNDEWSPSVNKGASALYNDSWTLNKGEIWSDDSLTPIVE, via the coding sequence TTGTTTAAGAAACATACGATCTGTCTGCTCATGATCGTTTTACTTGCGTCTGCTGTTCTGGCAAGACCAATTGAAGCGCATACTGTGTATCCTGTGAACCCTCATGCACAGCAGACCACAAAAGCAGTGATGAATTGGCTTGCTCATCTGCCTAATCGAACAGAAAACAGAGTCCTTTCCGGAGCGTTTGGGGGCTATAGCCATGACACATTTTCTATGGCTGAGGCTGATAGAATCCGAAGTGCAGCAGGACAATCACCTGCTATTTATGGCTGTGATTATGCAAGAGGATGGCTTGAAACAGCAACGATTGAAGATTCGATTGATGTCAGCTGTAACAGCGAGCTGCTATCATATTGGAAAAGCGGAGGAATCCCGCAAATCAGTTTGCATCTGGCGAATCCTGCTTTTCAGTCAGGGCATTTTAAAACACCGATTACAAACGATCAGTACAAAAACATATTAGATTCTTCAACAGCGGAAGGGAAGCGGCTGAATGTCATGCTCAGCAAAATTGCTGACGGACTTCAAGAACTGGAGAATGAAGGCGTGCCTGTTCTGTTCAGGCCGCTGCATGAAATGAACGGTGAATGGTTTTGGTGGGGACTTACATCATATAATCAAAAGGATCAAGAAAGAGTTTCCCTCTATAAACAGCTCTATAAAAAAATCTATCATTATATGACCGAGACAAGAGGTCTTGATCATTTGTTTTGGGTTTACTCTCCCGACGCCAACCGGGATTTTAAAACCGATTTCTACCCGGGTGCGTCTTATGTAGATATTGTCGGGTTAGATGCATATTTCCAAGATGCCTATTCGATTAACGGATACGACCAGCTAATAGCGCTTAATAAACCATTTGCCTTTACTGAAGTCGGCCCGCAAATTGCAAACGGCAGCTTTGATTACAGCTTGTTGATCAATGCAATAAAACAAAAATATCCTAAAACCATTTACTTTCTGGCTTGGAATGATGAGTGGAGCCCGAGTGTAAACAAGGGCGCTTCAGCTTTATATAACGACAGCTGGACACTTAATAAGGGAGAGATATGGAGCGATGATTCTTTAACGCCTATTGTTGAATGA
- the gmuR gene encoding transcriptional regulator GmuR encodes MNKYEIIANEMRNRIKNNVYPIDQPIPDEVSLAKEFNSSRMTMKRALDNLVAEGLLFRKRGHGTFIIQSAIQDDHVHVVSNEILGLTNLLKDKEIKSKVIQFEVQFPTEEVAAHLSIDQKTPVYYVVRLRIVEGEPYVLEKTYMPTHLIPGINDDVLHDSVYNHITNGLQLKIAGSHRKIRACKSDHIDQEHLGCKQDDPILEVEHVGFLDNGIPFEYSFSRHRHDKFVVTSVNIRR; translated from the coding sequence ATGAATAAATACGAAATCATCGCAAATGAAATGAGAAATAGAATCAAAAATAACGTCTATCCGATCGATCAGCCGATTCCCGATGAAGTATCTCTTGCAAAAGAGTTCAACTCAAGCCGCATGACGATGAAAAGAGCCTTGGATAATTTGGTTGCTGAAGGGCTTCTGTTCAGAAAACGAGGCCATGGCACGTTTATTATTCAATCAGCGATACAGGATGACCATGTCCATGTGGTCAGCAATGAAATCCTTGGATTGACCAACTTGCTGAAAGATAAGGAAATTAAAAGCAAGGTCATTCAGTTCGAAGTGCAATTTCCCACAGAGGAAGTGGCCGCTCATTTGTCCATTGATCAGAAAACCCCGGTTTATTATGTCGTACGGCTGCGGATAGTAGAGGGAGAGCCCTATGTATTGGAAAAAACATATATGCCGACTCATTTAATACCGGGCATTAATGATGATGTCCTTCATGATTCGGTCTACAACCACATCACAAACGGGCTGCAGCTGAAAATCGCCGGATCGCATCGGAAAATCAGGGCCTGTAAATCTGATCATATTGACCAGGAGCATCTGGGCTGTAAACAAGATGATCCAATTCTCGAAGTCGAACATGTGGGCTTCTTAGATAACGGCATTCCATTTGAGTATTCCTTTTCGCGTCATCGGCATGACAAGTTTGTCGTCACTTCGGTAAACATACGGCGCTGA